GTGTACCGGGGGATCATGTCCTTGATTTCCGCGACCAGGTCGGCGGCCTCCTCGTTCGTCAGCGGTTCGTACTCGTCGTTGTGCCACCAGTCGTAGGTCGCCGTCCCGCGCACCACGAGCGTCGGGTAGATCTTGAGGTAGTCCGGGCGCCACTGGGTCGACTCGAACAGCTCGCGGAAGTCCTCGAGGCACATCTCTTTGCTCATCCCTGGCTGGCCCGGCATCATGTGAAAGCCGACCTTGAACGCGGAGTCCCGGAGCCGTTGGTTGGCGTCGATGGAATCCTTTGTGCCGTGGCCGCGGTGCATCTCGCGGTTGATGCGCTCGAAAGTAGTCTGGACACCGACCTCGACCTTCGTCCCGCCTAGATCGAGCATCCGGTCGATCTGTTCGGGGTCACACCAGTCGGGCTTGGTCTCGAAGGTCGTCCCGATGTTGCGGACGTCGTTGGTCTCGTTCTCGGCGATCACGTCTTCGAGGTAGCGGAACTCGTAGTCCTCGCTGTTCTGTGCAAAGCTCTCGTCCTCGGCAGGTTCGGGATCCTTCTCGACGTCGTAGTCGTTCATCGCTTCGAGGGCGCGCTTGACGAACCACTCCTGGTAGTCGTGGCTGCGGGCGGTCATCGTCCCGCCCATCAGGATGAGTTCGACCTTGTCGACGGGGTGACCGATCTCGCGCAACTGCTCGAGGCGCAGGGTCACCTGGCCGTAGGGGTCGTAGTCGTTCTGGACGCCGCGGGCGGCGGCGGGTTCCTGGCCGGTGTAACTCTGGGAACTCGAGAACTCCGAGTCCGGCCCGCCGGGACAGTAGAGGCACTTCCCGTGCGGGCAGCGTTCGGGACTGGTCATGATCGCGACGGGGGAGACGCCCGAGGCGGTGCGGACGGGCTTGCGCTGGAGGAGGCCCTCGAGGTCCTCGCGGCGTTCGCTCGGGGCGAAGTCGAGGAGTTCGGAGTTCTTCGGCACCTTCGGTGAGGAGTGGTCCGAACAGACCTCTAATTTGGCCTTCTCGACCTCCTCGCGTTCGATGTCGCCCTCGAGCAGGCGCTCGACGAGCGCCTCACAGGCGCGCTCGAACGCGTCGGTGTCGGTCGGGTCGGGCGTCTCGGTACTCACTGGTAGGTACTGGTGCCCGTTCGTGAATAAGCGTGTCGGACTCCCGAGAACGGCGAACCGGGTCCGAATCGGCGCTCTCGACCTCGAGTCCGAAAATCCGGAAACTACGCGCCGAACACACGTGCCGAACATACGCGCCAAACACACGAAAGGTAATCGTTTAAGGACGACCTCGTCCTATCGTCGGCGTATCAGATGTCACCCGACCTGCCGGTCGTTCTT
This region of Natronosalvus halobius genomic DNA includes:
- a CDS encoding tRNA uridine(34) 5-carboxymethylaminomethyl modification radical SAM/GNAT enzyme Elp3: MSTETPDPTDTDAFERACEALVERLLEGDIEREEVEKAKLEVCSDHSSPKVPKNSELLDFAPSERREDLEGLLQRKPVRTASGVSPVAIMTSPERCPHGKCLYCPGGPDSEFSSSQSYTGQEPAAARGVQNDYDPYGQVTLRLEQLREIGHPVDKVELILMGGTMTARSHDYQEWFVKRALEAMNDYDVEKDPEPAEDESFAQNSEDYEFRYLEDVIAENETNDVRNIGTTFETKPDWCDPEQIDRMLDLGGTKVEVGVQTTFERINREMHRGHGTKDSIDANQRLRDSAFKVGFHMMPGQPGMSKEMCLEDFRELFESTQWRPDYLKIYPTLVVRGTATYDWWHNDEYEPLTNEEAADLVAEIKDMIPRYTRLQRVQRDIPADFIDAGVWKSNLRQLARQRMDEHGWTCDCIRCREVGMNEAEPEKIDLDVMTYEVCGGTEHFISVEDFEQDLLIGFCRLRFPNSPVRPELENAALVRELHVYGSEVSVGDASEGDQHQHQGYGRRLMTRAEELAVDAGYDKISVISGIGAREYYRNKLGYHQDGPYVSKRF